Proteins encoded together in one Nostoc sp. PCC 7524 window:
- a CDS encoding DOMON-like domain-containing protein, whose translation MNQQTFSLQPFPSGESLPDAIITGDISRDGNQLAINYQLTGDLGQVVIPPLANTPTRQHELWQDTCFEFFLGINNSQRYWEFNLSPTGHWNIYRFDGYRQGMQEETAFSVFPFSVQNQSDSLMLSLSFNLDKIISPEQILEVAITTVVKQQNNHVTYWALTHKGLEADFHLRESFMIKL comes from the coding sequence ATGAACCAGCAAACATTTTCTTTACAACCATTCCCTTCTGGAGAATCTTTACCTGATGCAATCATCACGGGAGATATCAGTCGTGACGGAAATCAACTTGCCATCAACTACCAACTTACAGGTGATTTAGGACAAGTTGTAATTCCTCCACTCGCAAACACACCCACACGCCAGCATGAACTATGGCAAGATACCTGCTTTGAGTTCTTTCTTGGTATCAATAATTCTCAACGTTATTGGGAATTTAACCTTTCACCGACTGGACATTGGAATATCTACCGTTTTGATGGCTATCGCCAAGGTATGCAAGAAGAAACAGCTTTTAGTGTGTTTCCTTTTAGTGTCCAAAATCAATCAGATAGTTTAATGCTTTCGTTGAGTTTCAATTTAGATAAGATTATCTCGCCTGAACAAATCTTGGAAGTTGCAATTACTACTGTTGTTAAACAACAAAATAATCATGTGACTTACTGGGCATTAACTCATAAAGGTTTAGAGGCTGATTTTCATCTACGAGAAAGTTTTATGATTAAGTTGTGA
- a CDS encoding phosphotransferase enzyme family protein translates to MTTVIRTHSVENLVTIAEQFTLQTKVTDVQAFGSGNINDTFLVTLDAPGAKHFILQRINTQVFRQPQLIMQNMRTFTEHIYQRLQHTPLNRRWEVPRVLSTQTDQDYCIDTEGNFWRAISFIEQSQSFDTMQSLEQAQEIGYALGMFHNLISDLPPEKLADTLEGFHITPLYLCHYQEVLAKTTPQPSPEVNYCLEFVSDRTTFAHILENAKAEGILPLRLMHGDPKINNVMFDTITHKAVSVIDLDTVKPGLVHYDIGDCLRSGCNTAGEETEAWDSVYFDTDLCQGILQGYLSVAKAFLTENDYAYMYDAIRLIAFELGLRFFADYLAGNVYFKVKHPEHNLARAIVQFKLTESIESQAAQIRQIIQDMK, encoded by the coding sequence ATGACAACCGTTATCAGGACGCACAGCGTAGAAAATCTGGTTACAATTGCTGAACAATTCACGCTTCAGACTAAAGTCACAGATGTTCAAGCATTTGGCAGTGGCAATATCAATGATACTTTCTTAGTAACTCTTGACGCTCCTGGGGCAAAGCATTTCATTCTGCAACGCATCAACACGCAGGTGTTTCGCCAACCCCAACTGATTATGCAAAATATGCGGACTTTTACTGAACATATTTACCAACGCTTACAACATACCCCTCTGAACCGCCGTTGGGAAGTACCGCGCGTATTATCGACTCAGACAGATCAAGACTATTGTATTGATACTGAGGGTAACTTTTGGCGAGCGATTAGCTTTATTGAACAGTCGCAATCTTTCGACACCATGCAAAGTCTAGAACAGGCTCAAGAAATTGGCTATGCCTTGGGGATGTTTCACAACTTAATCAGCGACTTACCACCGGAAAAACTAGCCGATACCCTAGAAGGTTTTCATATTACACCGCTTTACCTGTGCCATTATCAAGAAGTGCTGGCGAAGACTACACCGCAACCATCCCCAGAGGTAAATTATTGCTTAGAGTTTGTGAGCGATCGCACCACATTTGCACATATCCTAGAAAATGCCAAAGCTGAGGGTATATTACCTCTGCGGTTAATGCACGGCGATCCCAAAATTAACAATGTCATGTTTGATACTATTACTCACAAAGCCGTCAGTGTAATTGACCTCGACACTGTGAAGCCTGGATTAGTACATTATGACATTGGTGACTGTTTGCGTTCTGGTTGTAATACGGCAGGGGAAGAAACAGAAGCCTGGGATAGTGTTTATTTTGATACTGACTTGTGTCAAGGAATTCTACAGGGTTATCTCTCAGTAGCTAAAGCATTTTTGACTGAGAATGATTACGCCTATATGTATGATGCTATCCGCTTGATTGCCTTTGAGTTAGGCTTGCGGTTTTTTGCTGATTATTTAGCTGGGAATGTCTACTTTAAAGTTAAGCATCCAGAACATAATTTAGCTAGAGCGATCGTTCAGTTTAAGCTTACTGAGAGTATTGAATCTCAAGCAGCCCAGATTCGCCAGATAATTCAAGACATGAAATGA
- a CDS encoding DUF4870 domain-containing protein, which translates to MQVTFDSDKRKLLSSLCHGAIFFSTAIFSIGVPIVINLISDDPVVKSNAKESINFHFNVWFWATVIGVPVGIISWLTFGLGGLLFFPLVALGFLLHWGLTIWALFHCLTQPDAPFRYPFIFRVF; encoded by the coding sequence ATGCAAGTTACATTCGATTCTGATAAGCGCAAACTGCTATCAAGTCTGTGTCATGGGGCAATTTTCTTTAGTACAGCCATATTTTCCATTGGGGTTCCCATTGTCATTAACTTGATTTCTGATGACCCAGTTGTGAAAAGTAATGCTAAAGAATCGATTAATTTTCACTTTAATGTTTGGTTTTGGGCAACTGTCATTGGCGTACCTGTTGGGATTATATCTTGGCTAACCTTTGGTCTGGGCGGGCTTTTGTTCTTCCCATTGGTGGCTTTGGGGTTTTTACTGCACTGGGGATTAACTATTTGGGCGCTATTTCACTGTCTTACCCAACCCGATGCACCGTTCCGTTATCCGTTTATTTTTCGAGTGTTCTGA
- a CDS encoding IS1 family transposase (programmed frameshift), whose protein sequence is MHCPYCESTEIRKNGKRRGKQNHICVSCGRQFIDVYSPPKGYSDEIKQSCLRSYVNGMGFRAIERDKGVHHTTVINWVKQAGEKLPDAPPIEQIPLVGELDELETFVGFKKNKIWLWTAVNHFQKNILAWVLGDHSAETFQPLWDIVSLWQCYFYVSDGWPVYASFIDSGDHIISKTYMTRVEGENTRGSHYLARLHRKTLCYSKSVDMLKYSIRLLLHYLKYRRIPVFS, encoded by the exons GTGCATTGTCCATACTGTGAGTCTACGGAGATCAGAAAAAATGGTAAACGTCGAGGTAAACAGAATCACATCTGTGTGAGTTGTGGTCGCCAATTTATCGATGTCTATAGTCCCCCAAAAGGGTACTCAGATGAAATCAAACAAAGTTGCTTGCGCTCGTATGTCAACGGCATGGGATTTAGAGCGATTGAACGTGACAAAGGGGTTCATCACACAACTGTCATTAATTGGGTAAAACAAGCAGGCGAAAAACTCCCAGATGCGCCACCAATTGAACAAATACCACTGGTTGGCGAGCTTGATGAATTAGAGACTTTTGTCGGGT TCAAAAAAAACAAAATCTGGTTGTGGACGGCAGTAAATCACTTCCAAAAAAATATTTTAGCTTGGGTCTTGGGAGACCACAGTGCAGAAACCTTCCAACCTTTATGGGATATTGTTTCTTTATGGCAATGCTATTTTTATGTCTCTGATGGATGGCCGGTCTACGCGAGTTTTATTGACTCAGGAGACCACATTATTAGCAAAACATACATGACCAGAGTAGAAGGAGAAAATACACGCGGCAGTCATTATTTAGCACGTCTACATCGCAAAACGTTATGTTATTCCAAATCAGTAGATATGCTTAAATATTCAATTCGTTTATTACTCCATTATCTCAAGTATAGACGAATACCTGTATTTAGTTAA
- a CDS encoding TIGR04283 family arsenosugar biosynthesis glycosyltransferase has protein sequence MGQNFDNPQISIIIPTLNEAENIKAAIATTQTSSNTEIIVVDGGSQDDTVAIAQSLGVKVISSFPSRAVQMNTGAAVASGEILLFLHADTLLPIGFDEMITTALQQPKVVAGAFALRIDGALAGLRWVETGVNWRSRWLQMPYGDQAIFITKSVFQKIGGFPELAIMEDFELIRCLKRIGRITILPVPVITSARRWIQKGVWKTTLINQIVIIAYLLGVQPERIRQWYRQGFKYI, from the coding sequence ATGGGTCAAAATTTTGACAATCCTCAAATTTCTATTATCATCCCGACACTCAACGAAGCCGAAAATATCAAAGCAGCGATCGCTACTACTCAAACCAGCAGCAATACAGAAATTATTGTTGTAGATGGTGGTTCACAAGATGACACTGTAGCCATAGCCCAGTCACTAGGTGTAAAAGTTATCTCATCTTTTCCTAGCCGTGCTGTGCAAATGAATACAGGTGCGGCGGTGGCGAGTGGTGAAATTTTGTTGTTTCTCCATGCAGATACCCTCTTACCGATTGGGTTTGATGAGATGATTACCACAGCATTACAACAGCCAAAAGTGGTAGCAGGTGCGTTTGCATTGCGGATAGATGGGGCTTTGGCAGGGTTGCGCTGGGTAGAAACAGGGGTAAACTGGCGATCGCGCTGGTTACAAATGCCTTACGGCGACCAAGCAATTTTTATTACCAAATCAGTCTTTCAAAAAATTGGTGGTTTTCCTGAACTCGCCATTATGGAAGACTTTGAACTCATACGGTGTTTGAAACGTATCGGTAGAATTACAATCCTTCCTGTACCTGTTATTACTTCTGCCCGGAGGTGGATACAAAAGGGAGTCTGGAAAACTACTCTAATAAATCAAATTGTAATTATTGCCTATTTACTGGGTGTCCAACCAGAGCGAATTCGGCAATGGTATCGCCAAGGTTTCAAATACATATAA
- a CDS encoding 6-carboxytetrahydropterin synthase, producing MQCIVNRRAQFSASHRYWLPELSLAENLEKFGACSKFPGHGHNYVLFISLAGELDEYGMVLNLSDVKHVIKREVTSQLDFSYLNDVWAEFQQTLPTTENIARVIWQRLAPHLPLVRVQLFEHPELWADYIGNGMEAYLSISTHFSAAHRLAHPNLSDEDNHEIYGKCARPHGHGHNYHLEVTVKGEIDQRTGMIVDLGALNQVIEDYVVEPFDHTFLNKDIPYFAEVVPTAENIALYISNLLRSPIQNIGAKLHKVKLIESPNNSCEIYCTDAESNSVGAVQNQPVLARI from the coding sequence ATGCAATGTATCGTAAATCGCCGCGCTCAGTTCTCGGCAAGTCATCGTTATTGGTTGCCAGAATTGAGTCTAGCTGAGAATCTAGAGAAATTTGGCGCTTGTTCTAAATTTCCTGGACATGGACACAACTATGTTTTATTTATCTCTCTGGCTGGAGAACTAGATGAATATGGCATGGTATTGAACTTATCTGACGTGAAACACGTAATTAAACGCGAAGTTACCAGCCAACTTGACTTTTCGTATCTGAATGATGTCTGGGCAGAATTTCAGCAAACTTTGCCCACAACTGAGAATATTGCACGGGTGATTTGGCAGCGACTAGCACCCCATTTACCTCTAGTCCGCGTACAGTTGTTTGAACATCCTGAACTTTGGGCAGATTATATAGGAAACGGAATGGAAGCTTACCTCTCTATCAGCACTCACTTTAGCGCCGCCCATCGGCTAGCACATCCTAACCTTAGTGATGAAGATAATCATGAAATTTATGGTAAATGCGCCCGTCCCCACGGACATGGACACAACTACCATTTAGAAGTAACCGTTAAAGGTGAAATTGATCAGCGCACTGGGATGATTGTCGATTTAGGTGCTTTGAATCAGGTGATAGAAGATTATGTAGTAGAACCATTCGACCACACATTTTTAAACAAAGATATTCCTTACTTTGCTGAGGTTGTACCGACGGCTGAGAATATCGCCTTGTATATTAGTAATTTACTGCGATCGCCCATCCAAAACATAGGTGCAAAACTTCACAAAGTTAAACTCATCGAAAGCCCGAATAACTCCTGTGAAATTTACTGTACAGATGCAGAATCAAACTCTGTTGGTGCAGTTCAAAATCAGCCAGTTTTAGCAAGAATCTAG
- a CDS encoding clan AA aspartic protease, whose protein sequence is MIHGTVVGLQARINVIFCLRESSNIEIECVVDTGFEGFLTLPSLVVTELRLPYIARIDANLADNSNVAVNVYSATIVWQGIERDVAVLAMGSRPLIGTGLLEDYHLGIDFYDGGTVIIDEVL, encoded by the coding sequence GTGATACATGGAACCGTAGTTGGGCTGCAAGCTCGAATTAATGTGATTTTTTGCCTTCGGGAAAGCTCAAATATAGAAATTGAATGTGTCGTTGATACAGGCTTTGAAGGTTTTTTGACGCTGCCATCCCTTGTAGTTACTGAGCTTCGGTTGCCTTATATTGCTCGAATCGATGCAAATCTTGCTGATAATTCTAATGTTGCCGTTAATGTCTATTCAGCAACTATCGTATGGCAAGGGATAGAACGGGATGTTGCCGTGCTAGCAATGGGTAGCCGTCCTCTGATTGGAACTGGACTACTTGAAGATTATCATCTCGGTATAGATTTCTATGATGGCGGTACGGTTATAATTGATGAAGTTTTGTAA
- a CDS encoding J domain-containing protein — protein sequence MADFKQDSNHYDTLKVSPDASQAEIKQAYRRLVKLFHPDSNQETADKEQIIRINAAYEVLGDSQSRLNYDQQLQSESQNLNSERQQRTASAQKHYQTTRKSGKDADEQVEEWLRLVYQPVNRSLCSILNSLEQQIEELAADPFDDELLDEFQEYLKNCKADLKQAQTTFRSLPNPPSLARAAAHLYYSLNQVGDGLEELSYFPLNYDDRYLHTGQELFRIATRLHCEAQASVE from the coding sequence ATGGCCGATTTTAAACAAGATTCCAATCACTACGATACTCTCAAAGTGAGTCCTGATGCTAGCCAAGCGGAGATTAAACAAGCCTACCGCCGCTTGGTAAAATTATTTCATCCTGATAGTAATCAGGAAACAGCAGATAAAGAGCAAATTATCCGCATTAACGCCGCATACGAGGTCTTAGGCGACAGTCAAAGTCGCCTCAATTATGACCAACAATTGCAAAGTGAGTCGCAAAACTTAAATAGCGAACGTCAACAGCGTACAGCATCAGCACAAAAGCATTATCAAACTACACGCAAATCTGGAAAAGATGCTGATGAGCAAGTTGAAGAATGGCTGCGCCTGGTATATCAACCAGTTAATCGTTCACTGTGCAGCATTCTCAATTCTCTAGAACAGCAAATTGAAGAACTCGCCGCCGATCCTTTTGATGATGAATTATTAGATGAATTTCAGGAATACTTAAAAAACTGTAAAGCAGATCTTAAACAAGCCCAAACTACTTTTCGTTCCCTACCTAATCCCCCCAGTTTAGCTAGAGCCGCAGCTCATCTCTACTACAGCCTCAATCAAGTGGGAGATGGACTAGAAGAGTTGTCTTATTTTCCCTTGAATTATGATGACCGTTATCTGCACACAGGACAAGAACTATTTCGGATAGCTACAAGATTGCACTGTGAAGCCCAAGCCTCTGTGGAGTAA
- the cysK gene encoding cysteine synthase A, which translates to MNIARNITELIGRTPLVQLNRIPQAEGCVAQILVKLESMNPSSSVKDRIGMSMINSAEEEKLITPGKTVLVEPTSGNTGIALAMAAAAKGYRLILTMPETMSGERRAMLRAYGAELELTPGMEGMSGAIRRAQEIVNSTPHAYMLQQFRNPANVKIHRETTAEEIWQDTDGQVDMIVAGVGTGGTITGVAEVIKSRKPGFKAIAVEPANSPVLSGGKPGPHKIQGIGAGFVPQVLRLDLIDEVITVTDEEAIAYSRRLAREEGLLSGISSGAALYAALRVAQRPENEGRLIVMIQPSFGERYLSTPLFQDLEARVATSVS; encoded by the coding sequence ATGAATATTGCTCGTAACATTACAGAACTGATTGGTCGGACACCTTTAGTACAGTTGAATCGCATCCCCCAAGCTGAGGGATGTGTGGCGCAAATACTTGTCAAACTTGAAAGTATGAATCCGTCGTCTTCTGTGAAAGATAGAATTGGTATGAGTATGATCAATTCTGCTGAAGAGGAGAAGTTAATTACTCCTGGTAAAACTGTATTGGTAGAACCGACATCGGGAAATACAGGTATTGCCCTAGCAATGGCAGCAGCTGCTAAGGGTTATCGGTTAATTTTAACCATGCCAGAGACGATGAGTGGTGAACGCCGGGCAATGTTGCGGGCTTATGGTGCAGAATTAGAACTTACCCCAGGGATGGAAGGGATGAGTGGGGCAATTCGCCGGGCGCAGGAGATTGTCAATAGTACACCTCATGCTTATATGTTGCAGCAGTTCCGCAATCCGGCGAATGTCAAAATACATCGAGAAACTACCGCCGAAGAAATCTGGCAAGACACCGATGGCCAAGTAGATATGATTGTGGCCGGGGTGGGTACAGGTGGTACGATCACAGGTGTAGCGGAAGTGATCAAAAGCCGGAAACCTGGTTTTAAAGCGATCGCAGTTGAACCAGCCAACAGTCCAGTTTTATCAGGAGGCAAACCAGGCCCCCATAAAATCCAAGGTATTGGTGCTGGCTTTGTTCCCCAGGTACTCAGGTTAGACTTAATTGATGAAGTGATTACAGTCACCGATGAAGAAGCGATCGCCTACAGTCGGCGTTTAGCTAGAGAAGAGGGACTACTATCTGGTATTTCCAGTGGCGCAGCTTTATACGCTGCTCTACGTGTTGCCCAACGCCCAGAAAACGAGGGACGCTTAATCGTGATGATTCAGCCCAGTTTTGGCGAGAGGTATTTGAGTACACCATTGTTCCAAGACCTAGAGGCTAGGGTAGCCACTAGCGTCAGCTAA
- a CDS encoding RrF2 family transcriptional regulator — translation MELSCKSEYAILALLEMATHYESGEPMQIRQIAAQQNIPDRYLEQLLATLRRGGILKSQRGSKGGYLLAREPRKITLLEILECLEGLDVSTGESNTNSKTIDSSVIKEIWQEACQAANSVLQNYTLQDLCEKRDSRRQLDIMYYI, via the coding sequence GTGGAACTATCGTGTAAATCAGAATACGCAATTCTCGCCTTACTAGAGATGGCAACTCATTACGAGAGCGGTGAACCAATGCAAATTCGACAAATTGCCGCCCAGCAAAATATACCTGATCGCTATCTGGAGCAGCTACTAGCGACCTTAAGGCGTGGAGGTATACTTAAAAGTCAACGCGGGTCAAAAGGTGGCTACCTTTTAGCGCGAGAGCCTCGCAAAATTACCCTCTTGGAAATATTGGAATGTTTGGAAGGGTTAGATGTAAGTACAGGCGAAAGCAATACCAACTCCAAGACTATAGACAGTTCAGTAATCAAAGAAATTTGGCAAGAAGCTTGTCAAGCAGCAAATTCAGTTTTGCAAAATTACACTCTTCAGGATCTTTGCGAAAAAAGAGATTCTCGGCGGCAGTTAGATATTATGTACTACATCTAG
- a CDS encoding iron uptake porin: MSNLLWKSLVVSPAVLGATLLVSSTAIAAPTTATEVPTTEVATTETAFPEIAQQPEVVAQAAPTTEDTKVIDQVNRYSTEGRNNTSLSQVTSVSQFSDVQPTDWAFQALQSLVERYGCIAGYPNGTYRGNRALTRYEFAAGLNACLDRVNELIATATADLVTKEDLATLQRLQEEFSAELATLRGRVDALEARTAELEANQFSTTTKLAGEAIFAVSDVFGDQVGDNNNTVFQNRVRLSLNTSFTGRDLLTTRLAAGNANNFNLGNDRAVGPALAQSGEGLQTFNVGNTGNNNVEIDRLTYEAPFGPARVYLAASGGQHSHYAAVNNPYFFDKTDGGNGALSTFASESPIYRIGGGSGIAFNLPFGSGGSILRPSSLTVGYLASEANDPGAGSGVFNGNYAALGQLNFSVGDRLALAATYVHGYHGAGSAIFNSGSDANVLNPASARPVVGTTTANYGGINSATLETSAFATNSYGLSAAFRPSDRISVSGFVSYTDVSGFGANDSSEVWSYGAGIALPDFGKRGNVLGIFAGAQPYARGREAGLNKVPYQVEGFYKYRVSDNISITPGIIWLTNPGQNGNADDAIIGTLRTTFTF; this comes from the coding sequence ATGTCTAATCTATTGTGGAAATCCCTAGTGGTTAGCCCTGCGGTTTTAGGAGCAACACTGTTAGTTTCGTCAACAGCAATTGCAGCTCCCACCACAGCTACAGAAGTACCAACCACAGAAGTAGCAACCACAGAAACCGCATTTCCTGAAATTGCACAACAGCCAGAAGTTGTAGCTCAAGCAGCCCCAACAACTGAAGATACAAAAGTCATCGACCAAGTTAACCGCTACAGCACCGAAGGCAGAAATAATACTTCTCTGTCTCAGGTAACATCTGTGTCCCAGTTTTCTGACGTACAACCAACTGACTGGGCATTCCAAGCATTGCAGTCCTTGGTTGAGCGTTATGGCTGTATTGCTGGTTATCCCAACGGCACCTATCGTGGTAACAGAGCCTTAACCCGTTATGAATTTGCTGCTGGTTTGAACGCCTGTTTGGATCGGGTGAACGAATTAATCGCCACAGCAACAGCTGATTTAGTAACAAAAGAAGATTTAGCTACCTTACAACGCCTGCAAGAAGAATTCTCTGCTGAACTAGCAACCTTGCGTGGTCGTGTAGATGCTTTGGAAGCGCGGACTGCGGAATTGGAAGCCAACCAGTTCTCGACAACCACTAAACTCGCTGGTGAAGCTATTTTTGCCGTAAGTGATGTTTTTGGCGATCAAGTCGGAGACAACAATAATACTGTCTTCCAAAACAGAGTCCGTCTCAGCTTAAACACCAGCTTTACAGGTAGAGACCTGTTAACTACCCGTCTAGCTGCTGGTAATGCCAATAACTTTAACCTGGGTAATGATAGAGCTGTTGGCCCGGCTCTCGCTCAAAGTGGCGAAGGTCTGCAAACCTTTAACGTTGGTAACACTGGTAACAACAACGTTGAGATTGACCGACTGACCTATGAAGCTCCCTTTGGCCCAGCGAGAGTTTACCTCGCAGCTAGCGGTGGGCAACATAGCCATTATGCAGCAGTCAATAACCCCTACTTCTTTGACAAAACAGATGGTGGTAATGGCGCATTATCTACCTTTGCCTCTGAAAGCCCCATCTATCGAATTGGTGGTGGCTCAGGTATTGCTTTTAACTTACCCTTTGGCTCAGGCGGCAGTATTCTGAGACCTAGCTCTTTAACAGTGGGTTACTTGGCATCAGAAGCTAATGATCCTGGCGCTGGTTCAGGTGTGTTTAACGGTAACTATGCGGCATTAGGTCAGTTAAACTTTAGTGTCGGCGATCGCTTGGCATTAGCTGCTACCTATGTTCATGGTTATCATGGTGCAGGGTCTGCAATCTTCAACTCTGGGTCTGATGCCAATGTGTTGAATCCAGCCTCTGCTAGACCTGTAGTGGGTACCACCACCGCCAACTATGGTGGTATTAATAGTGCAACACTGGAAACTAGCGCCTTTGCGACTAACTCCTATGGTTTGTCGGCAGCCTTCAGACCTAGTGATAGGATATCTGTAAGTGGTTTCGTTTCCTACACCGATGTTAGTGGCTTTGGTGCTAATGACAGTAGTGAAGTTTGGTCTTACGGCGCTGGTATAGCTTTACCTGACTTTGGTAAGAGAGGTAACGTTTTAGGGATTTTCGCAGGCGCTCAACCCTATGCACGAGGAAGAGAAGCTGGTTTGAACAAAGTTCCATACCAAGTTGAAGGCTTCTACAAATATCGTGTATCTGATAACATCTCCATCACCCCCGGTATCATCTGGTTGACCAATCCTGGTCAAAATGGTAATGCTGATGATGCGATTATCGGTACTCTCAGAACTACTTTCACCTTCTAG
- a CDS encoding 4a-hydroxytetrahydrobiopterin dehydratase encodes MAQLLTDAEIQAQASSLSGWTVAGSKLQTTRKFKDFVTAIAFVNKLVEPAESAGHHPDIEISYNKVQITLTTHDAGGLTQKDFDVANVISQIS; translated from the coding sequence ATGGCGCAACTACTAACTGATGCAGAGATTCAAGCACAAGCTAGTAGCCTATCGGGTTGGACAGTGGCAGGTTCTAAGTTACAGACTACCCGCAAATTTAAAGACTTTGTAACAGCGATCGCATTTGTGAATAAGCTAGTCGAACCTGCGGAGTCAGCCGGACACCATCCAGATATAGAAATTTCTTATAACAAAGTGCAAATCACATTAACAACACATGATGCAGGCGGTTTGACACAAAAGGATTTTGACGTGGCCAATGTCATTTCTCAAATCAGCTAA
- the psbD gene encoding photosystem II D2 protein (photosystem q(a) protein): protein MTIAVGRAPSRGWFDVLDDWLKRDRFVFVGWSGILLFPCAFLALGGWLTGTTFVTSWYTHGLASSYLEGCNFLTVAVSSPADSMGHSLLLLWGPEAQGDFTRWCQLGGLWPFVALHGAFGLIGFMLRQFEIARLVGIRPYNALAFSAPIAVFVSVFLMYPLGQSSWFFAPSFGVAAIFRFLLFLQGFHNWTLNPFHMMGVAGVLGGALLCAIHGATVENTLFEDGDGANTFRAFNPTQAEETYSMVTANRFWSQIFGIAFSNKRWLHFFMLFVPVTGLWMSAVGIVGLALNLRAYDFVSQELRAAEDPEFETFYTKNILLNEGIRAWMAPQDQPHEKFVFPEEVLPRGNAL from the coding sequence ATGACCATCGCAGTAGGACGCGCCCCCAGTAGAGGGTGGTTTGACGTACTAGACGACTGGTTGAAGCGCGATCGCTTCGTATTCGTAGGTTGGTCAGGGATATTATTATTCCCCTGCGCCTTCCTCGCACTAGGCGGTTGGCTCACCGGCACAACCTTCGTCACCTCCTGGTACACCCACGGACTAGCCTCATCCTACCTAGAAGGCTGTAACTTCTTGACAGTAGCAGTATCTAGCCCCGCCGACAGCATGGGACACTCCCTGTTGTTGCTGTGGGGACCAGAAGCCCAAGGGGACTTCACCCGTTGGTGTCAACTAGGTGGATTATGGCCCTTCGTAGCCCTACACGGAGCCTTTGGTTTAATCGGCTTCATGTTGCGGCAATTTGAGATTGCGCGGTTAGTAGGCATCCGTCCCTACAACGCCCTAGCATTCTCAGCCCCCATCGCGGTATTCGTCAGCGTGTTCTTGATGTACCCCTTGGGACAATCCTCCTGGTTCTTCGCACCCAGCTTCGGTGTAGCAGCCATTTTCCGGTTCTTGTTATTCCTGCAAGGTTTCCACAACTGGACACTCAACCCCTTCCACATGATGGGTGTAGCGGGTGTACTCGGTGGGGCGCTATTGTGTGCGATTCACGGTGCCACCGTAGAAAACACCCTATTTGAAGACGGCGACGGTGCTAACACCTTCCGCGCCTTCAACCCCACCCAAGCAGAAGAAACCTATTCCATGGTGACAGCAAACCGTTTCTGGTCACAGATTTTCGGGATTGCTTTCTCCAACAAACGCTGGTTGCACTTCTTCATGTTGTTCGTACCAGTAACTGGTTTGTGGATGAGTGCTGTCGGTATTGTCGGTTTAGCACTCAACCTGCGGGCGTATGACTTCGTATCGCAAGAATTGCGTGCGGCAGAAGACCCCGAATTTGAAACCTTCTATACCAAAAACATTTTGTTGAACGAGGGTATCCGCGCTTGGATGGCTCCTCAAGACCAACCCCACGAAAAATTTGTCTTCCCCGAAGAGGTATTACCTCGCGGTAACGCACTGTAA